In Salinigranum marinum, one DNA window encodes the following:
- a CDS encoding FGGY family carbohydrate kinase has translation MDSPHLVGIYLSPSTIHVGAYDLDGEMIANGKAEVTDQTTVAWERALREATPSLPRNGVCSVASTSGTTLLVDEYGEPIFPPQMYYESAPEQSEYLETMVDTEDVSGMDIALSPTAPLSKILRLREEHPEQFAKVEWILSPTTWLLYRLYYGSSTRWRDIETDWTNALKFGADVTASVPEWFESLYECVDLDPELLPTIRPPGSFVGTADSELAQRTGLDNLRLFQGLTDGNAFVLANGCFEPGDFSVTFGGASVVKYVSETIKPHEALYYHRHPLKGYLSGAAFDSGEALRWFFDRVLQTTPERGLELARSTSPGEEYEMFLEGNRGPFFDQRIGGSLLGLRYDRSLSTETVHGKLARGLTTGIILAEWTYISLIEEHFDTTIDEVRLLNDDAPTPDDTYEWWNEHRASIWGRSIIEMEPRTIAGLVIPATLISSVYNSPEEAKDRLLRRRDIVEPEREITEHYADTRESYFDQWRDIATLYRHES, from the coding sequence ATGGATTCGCCCCACCTTGTAGGGATCTATCTCAGCCCATCTACCATACACGTGGGAGCGTACGATCTGGACGGCGAGATGATCGCCAACGGGAAGGCGGAGGTGACGGACCAGACGACCGTCGCGTGGGAACGAGCACTTCGGGAGGCGACGCCGTCACTTCCGCGGAACGGGGTGTGTTCTGTCGCGAGCACGTCCGGGACGACGCTCCTCGTCGACGAGTACGGCGAGCCGATATTCCCACCGCAGATGTACTACGAGAGTGCACCCGAGCAGTCCGAGTATCTCGAGACCATGGTCGACACCGAGGACGTGAGCGGCATGGATATCGCGCTCTCGCCCACTGCCCCTCTCTCGAAGATACTTCGTCTCCGAGAGGAACACCCCGAGCAGTTCGCGAAGGTTGAGTGGATACTGAGTCCGACGACGTGGCTGTTGTACCGGCTCTACTACGGGAGTTCCACCAGATGGAGAGATATCGAGACCGACTGGACAAACGCCCTGAAGTTCGGAGCTGACGTGACGGCGTCAGTTCCCGAGTGGTTCGAGTCTCTCTACGAGTGCGTCGACCTCGACCCAGAGCTCTTACCGACCATTCGGCCACCAGGTTCGTTTGTCGGAACAGCCGACAGTGAACTCGCCCAGCGCACGGGATTGGACAACCTCCGTCTCTTTCAGGGCCTGACCGACGGAAACGCGTTCGTACTCGCGAACGGCTGTTTCGAACCGGGCGATTTCAGCGTCACGTTCGGCGGAGCGAGCGTGGTGAAGTACGTCTCCGAGACCATCAAACCACACGAGGCGCTGTACTACCACCGCCACCCGCTCAAGGGGTATCTCTCGGGGGCGGCGTTCGACAGCGGAGAGGCGCTGCGATGGTTCTTCGACAGAGTTCTCCAGACCACGCCAGAGCGCGGTCTCGAACTTGCGCGGTCGACGTCTCCCGGCGAAGAGTACGAGATGTTTCTCGAAGGGAACCGCGGCCCGTTCTTCGACCAACGGATCGGGGGTTCACTCCTCGGACTGCGGTATGACCGGTCGCTGTCGACCGAGACCGTTCACGGGAAATTGGCTCGCGGGCTCACGACGGGCATTATCCTCGCGGAGTGGACGTACATCTCGCTCATCGAAGAACACTTCGACACGACCATCGACGAGGTCCGCCTGCTGAACGACGACGCTCCGACGCCGGACGACACGTACGAGTGGTGGAACGAGCATCGGGCGTCGATCTGGGGCCGCTCGATCATCGAGATGGAGCCACGGACCATCGCAGGGCTCGTGATTCCGGCGACGCTCATTTCGTCGGTGTACAACTCACCCGAGGAGGCGAAGGACCGACTCCTCCGGCGACGAGACATCGTCGAACCGGAACGAGAGATCACCGAACACTACGCAGACACTCGAGAGTCGTACTTCGACCAGTGGCGAGATATCGCCACGCTCTATCGCCACGAGTCCTGA
- a CDS encoding IclR family transcriptional regulator, which produces MKNEPKNPVTTSQKTIRLLDELRRMGSAGVTELASAVEMNKSTVHNHLSTLVSEEMVVQRGTEYTLGLRLLEFGGRARDQQALYSISVPEIERLAAQTGELANLVVEEYGHGVYLVCKKGDKAVNLDIYPGVRRPLHLTASGKAILAHVSVERLDEIVERHGLPAKTDKSITDRDQLLDQLQVVRDRGFAVDDEEHISGLRCIGAPIMGEDQSVLGAVSISVPVTRMDDDEFYNEIPDMVRSATNVIELHVQNS; this is translated from the coding sequence ATGAAGAACGAGCCAAAAAACCCGGTCACGACGAGCCAGAAAACGATCCGTTTACTCGACGAACTCAGGAGGATGGGCAGCGCGGGGGTGACAGAACTCGCATCGGCCGTCGAAATGAACAAGAGCACCGTCCACAACCACCTGAGTACGCTCGTGTCCGAGGAGATGGTCGTCCAGCGTGGTACCGAATACACACTGGGTCTGCGGCTCCTGGAGTTCGGCGGACGCGCACGCGATCAGCAGGCCCTCTACAGTATCTCGGTACCGGAGATCGAACGACTCGCCGCCCAGACCGGTGAACTCGCGAACCTGGTCGTCGAGGAGTACGGCCACGGCGTCTACCTCGTCTGTAAAAAAGGCGACAAGGCGGTCAATCTCGACATCTATCCCGGCGTGCGGCGGCCGCTCCACCTCACGGCCTCCGGGAAGGCGATTCTCGCACACGTCTCCGTCGAACGACTCGACGAGATCGTCGAGCGGCACGGGCTCCCGGCGAAGACAGACAAGAGCATCACCGACAGGGATCAACTGCTGGACCAGTTGCAGGTGGTCAGGGACCGCGGATTCGCGGTCGACGACGAGGAACACATCAGCGGTCTCCGCTGCATCGGTGCGCCGATCATGGGTGAAGACCAGAGCGTCCTCGGAGCCGTCAGTATCTCGGTTCCCGTAACCCGGATGGACGACGACGAGTTTTATAACGAGATCCCGGATATGGTGCGGAGCGCGACGAACGTCATCGAACTCCACGTCCAGAACTCCTGA
- a CDS encoding secondary thiamine-phosphate synthase enzyme YjbQ: MELSTYQLSISSDRRFEILNVTPEVEATLDESGVNDALVYVSTPHTSAALSTNEYEEKLLDDMIDWFKEIAPPDDGYYHDLDHINAGEQPNAHAHLLSAAIKRPVLLLLREGELDLGTWEEVMFFELCGPRERTIEVTVLQ; the protein is encoded by the coding sequence ATGGAGCTAAGTACGTACCAACTTAGTATCTCGAGCGATCGCCGGTTCGAAATACTGAACGTGACGCCGGAGGTCGAAGCGACGCTCGACGAATCGGGCGTGAACGATGCGCTCGTCTACGTTTCGACGCCACACACTTCGGCGGCACTGTCCACCAACGAGTACGAGGAGAAACTGCTGGACGACATGATCGACTGGTTCAAAGAGATCGCCCCGCCGGACGACGGCTATTACCACGATCTCGACCACATCAACGCAGGCGAACAACCGAACGCCCACGCACACCTCCTCTCGGCAGCGATCAAACGGCCCGTCCTCTTGCTCCTGCGAGAGGGGGAACTTGACCTCGGAACGTGGGAGGAGGTCATGTTCTTCGAGCTGTGTGGGCCGCGTGAGCGAACGATCGAGGTCACGGTACTCCAGTGA
- a CDS encoding fructose-1,6-bisphosphate aldolase, producing MYDGFEDPGETLDHVLEADPDGILASVPFLRRFESRIAAADVHTIGTIDLLYDSTLPGQHEDAEIHTQVFSAADAAEVADAAKVALVYGRDEPGVLKENAEFVARASEACRAADIPLVVEPTLWGNRVTDEFDPDLLAHANRLAFELGADILKSPYPTAGFEPIAANAPQPMYIAGGPAVDTDREVLEMVRGACDAGALGVMFGRNIWQRDDPAAVIDALSSIVHGDTTVEEAATQL from the coding sequence GTGTACGACGGCTTCGAAGACCCTGGCGAGACGCTCGACCACGTGCTCGAGGCGGACCCCGATGGGATCCTCGCCTCGGTCCCGTTCCTGCGCCGGTTCGAGTCACGCATCGCCGCTGCGGACGTCCACACTATCGGAACGATCGACCTGTTGTACGACTCGACGCTCCCTGGCCAGCACGAGGACGCCGAGATTCACACACAGGTGTTCAGCGCCGCGGACGCTGCGGAAGTCGCTGACGCCGCGAAGGTCGCGCTCGTCTACGGACGGGACGAGCCCGGCGTCCTGAAAGAAAACGCCGAGTTCGTCGCACGGGCGAGCGAAGCGTGCCGAGCGGCCGACATCCCGCTCGTCGTCGAACCGACGCTGTGGGGGAACCGTGTGACCGACGAGTTCGATCCCGACTTGCTCGCGCACGCGAACCGTCTCGCCTTCGAACTCGGTGCTGACATCCTGAAGAGTCCTTACCCCACGGCCGGATTCGAGCCCATCGCGGCGAACGCGCCACAGCCGATGTACATCGCCGGTGGGCCGGCCGTCGACACCGATCGTGAGGTCCTCGAGATGGTCCGTGGTGCCTGTGACGCCGGCGCGCTCGGCGTCATGTTCGGACGGAACATCTGGCAACGCGACGATCCCGCAGCGGTCATCGATGCGCTCTCGTCGATCGTTCACGGCGACACGACGGTCGAGGAGGCTGCCACCCAGCTATGA
- a CDS encoding triose-phosphate isomerase, which translates to MNLPYPHFQVNLKVYPDTWGDHAVAFARMLEQLEAETSARFVLTPQLPDLRLIAAETDVTVTAPFMHATEPGRGMGKILPETLADAGADGVVINHAENRDTLTDLVWKIERCRDLGMDSIVCVDSIEMGRAVAEFDPDSVIYEMPGDISSDRAITQTHPDRVRAFLAMIDEENPRTRVLVGGGISTAEDVRLAFEQGADATGAASAVSLATDPEGLLREIAAAFP; encoded by the coding sequence ATGAACCTCCCGTATCCACACTTCCAAGTTAACCTCAAGGTATACCCCGACACCTGGGGTGACCACGCGGTCGCGTTCGCGCGGATGCTCGAACAACTGGAAGCCGAGACCAGCGCACGGTTCGTCCTCACGCCACAGCTCCCCGATCTGCGGCTGATCGCTGCGGAGACTGACGTGACCGTGACCGCCCCGTTCATGCACGCGACCGAACCCGGACGGGGCATGGGGAAGATCCTCCCCGAGACGCTCGCCGACGCTGGCGCCGACGGGGTCGTGATCAACCACGCGGAGAACCGCGACACGCTGACCGACCTCGTCTGGAAGATCGAGCGCTGTCGCGACCTCGGCATGGACTCGATCGTCTGCGTCGACAGCATCGAGATGGGACGCGCCGTCGCCGAGTTCGACCCGGACTCGGTGATCTACGAGATGCCCGGCGACATCTCCTCGGACCGTGCGATCACGCAGACGCATCCCGACCGCGTCCGCGCGTTCCTCGCGATGATCGACGAGGAGAACCCACGAACGCGCGTGCTCGTCGGCGGCGGCATCTCGACTGCCGAGGACGTCCGTCTCGCCTTCGAACAGGGTGCCGACGCGACCGGGGCGGCGTCGGCCGTCTCGCTGGCGACCGACCCGGAAGGACTACTCCGGGAGATCGCCGCCGCGTTCCCCTGA
- a CDS encoding PTS sugar transporter subunit IIB: protein MSKKNVLVVCGTSVATSTVVKEALKEQLPERGVDVGTIAKGKATEAQSKVSSGDFDLIVTTTSLSEDRFDVPIIQTTAFMTGIGEDEVLDEIAAALSE from the coding sequence ATGTCGAAAAAGAACGTTCTGGTGGTATGTGGGACGTCCGTTGCAACGTCGACCGTGGTGAAAGAGGCGCTAAAGGAACAGCTCCCCGAGCGCGGGGTCGACGTCGGCACGATCGCCAAGGGGAAGGCGACCGAGGCACAGAGCAAGGTCTCGTCGGGCGACTTCGACCTTATCGTAACGACGACGTCGCTCAGCGAGGACCGCTTCGACGTACCGATCATCCAGACGACGGCGTTCATGACCGGTATCGGCGAGGACGAGGTACTCGACGAGATCGCCGCCGCTCTCTCGGAGTGA
- a CDS encoding PTS galactitol transporter subunit IIC: MSVLLPIIIFVIAKLFRVDTGKAARSSVLIGVGFIGINLVIGLFAENISPLAQRMVDVSGITLPAVDVGWPAGAAIAFGIAEIGVWMIPLFVGLNLFLFAIGFTYTLDVDIWNYWHFAFIGGLVYMSTNNWVYSVGVGLVLGVFVLVAADWTQPAVEETFDTPGISIPHGLSAPFAVAAIPIHWAVDKTPLGDMEADPDAIQDRLGLLGEPIFLGLVIGLVIGIAAYSNALFVAENWYTILGAGVAFAAVMHILPMMVGILMEGLNPLSQSIRDYMTSRFEGRDMAIGLDSAILIGHESVIASSLLIVPIAIVMSVILPGNEVLWGVDLATFPFMFALMVPIMNGNVVKMVVTGTILLIPTHYIATAAAPLLTRAAGSAGFDLGGRSLITAPLGDAGTPATGLLALIPAPVGLVIGFVTAIGIWAALRTWPKRMYMVAGASEEKAEETVQRRHTGKGGGLLPNKIGGPVETTGAEIQSDD, translated from the coding sequence GTGAGTGTCCTGTTGCCGATCATCATCTTCGTCATCGCCAAGTTGTTTCGGGTCGACACCGGGAAGGCGGCGCGTTCGTCTGTCCTCATCGGCGTAGGCTTCATCGGGATCAACCTCGTCATCGGACTGTTCGCAGAGAACATCAGTCCGCTCGCACAGCGAATGGTGGACGTGAGTGGGATCACGCTCCCAGCGGTCGACGTTGGCTGGCCCGCCGGGGCGGCCATCGCGTTCGGGATCGCCGAAATCGGCGTCTGGATGATCCCGCTGTTCGTCGGGTTGAATCTCTTCTTGTTCGCCATCGGGTTTACCTACACGCTCGACGTGGACATCTGGAACTACTGGCACTTCGCCTTCATCGGCGGCCTCGTCTACATGAGCACGAACAACTGGGTCTACTCGGTCGGAGTGGGGCTGGTGCTCGGGGTGTTCGTCCTCGTCGCCGCGGACTGGACGCAGCCAGCGGTTGAGGAGACGTTCGACACCCCGGGAATCTCGATCCCGCACGGCCTGTCGGCACCGTTCGCTGTCGCCGCTATTCCGATCCACTGGGCGGTCGATAAGACGCCGCTCGGCGACATGGAGGCCGATCCCGACGCCATCCAGGACCGGCTCGGGCTCCTCGGCGAGCCGATCTTCCTCGGACTCGTCATCGGGCTGGTTATCGGGATCGCGGCGTACAGCAACGCGCTCTTCGTGGCAGAGAACTGGTACACGATCCTCGGTGCTGGCGTTGCGTTCGCCGCGGTCATGCATATCCTCCCGATGATGGTCGGCATTCTCATGGAGGGATTGAACCCGCTGTCGCAGTCGATCCGTGACTACATGACCTCCCGGTTCGAGGGCCGCGACATGGCTATCGGCCTCGACTCGGCCATCCTCATCGGCCACGAGTCCGTCATCGCGTCGAGCCTCCTGATCGTCCCCATCGCCATCGTCATGTCGGTCATCCTGCCGGGCAACGAGGTCCTCTGGGGCGTCGACCTCGCGACCTTCCCCTTCATGTTCGCGCTGATGGTGCCGATCATGAACGGGAACGTGGTGAAGATGGTCGTCACCGGGACGATCCTCCTCATCCCAACCCACTACATCGCGACGGCTGCCGCGCCACTGCTGACCCGCGCCGCCGGAAGCGCTGGGTTCGACCTCGGTGGACGGAGTCTTATCACCGCACCCCTCGGCGATGCGGGGACACCTGCGACGGGCCTTCTCGCGCTCATCCCCGCGCCCGTCGGGTTGGTCATCGGCTTCGTCACCGCCATCGGTATCTGGGCCGCGCTCCGGACGTGGCCCAAGCGAATGTACATGGTCGCCGGCGCCTCCGAGGAGAAGGCCGAGGAGACGGTCCAGCGCCGCCACACGGGCAAGGGCGGCGGCCTCCTCCCGAACAAGATCGGGGGACCGGTCGAGACCACTGGCGCCGAGATACAGTCGGACGACTGA
- a CDS encoding PTS sugar transporter subunit IIA, protein MRTESITLAGGSDEDVLTRLGEYAIDRGYAEEGYVDALLEREANHPTGLDVPTKGFGIAIPHADPDFVTEAAALVGLAPPGEVIEFTSMDDPDQTVEVEVVILLLVNETEGYTTFLSNLAKLFQADEFATLVRRRDGDGLLGLVVDRCIEGDA, encoded by the coding sequence ATGCGAACCGAGAGTATTACCCTAGCCGGCGGAAGTGACGAGGATGTACTGACACGGCTCGGCGAGTACGCCATCGATCGGGGCTACGCCGAGGAAGGCTACGTCGACGCCCTCCTCGAACGCGAGGCGAACCACCCGACTGGACTCGACGTCCCCACGAAGGGGTTCGGGATCGCGATCCCACACGCCGACCCGGATTTCGTCACCGAAGCGGCCGCTCTCGTCGGTCTCGCCCCCCCGGGTGAGGTAATCGAGTTCACAAGTATGGACGATCCCGATCAAACGGTCGAGGTCGAGGTCGTGATCCTCCTCCTCGTGAACGAAACGGAGGGATACACCACCTTCCTGTCGAACCTGGCGAAGTTGTTTCAGGCGGACGAGTTCGCGACGCTCGTCCGTCGACGCGACGGCGATGGACTATTGGGCCTCGTGGTCGACCGCTGTATCGAGGGCGACGCCTGA
- a CDS encoding HPr family phosphocarrier protein yields the protein MPTAQHCVTVIHETGLHARPASKFVQTAAGFDSEIRIGRPTDGETVDAKSSIQVLSLGIEQGEDLEITADGADSGDAVERLVELVENDFELEG from the coding sequence ATGCCTACTGCACAGCACTGCGTCACGGTCATACACGAGACGGGATTGCATGCGCGTCCAGCGTCGAAATTCGTTCAGACTGCAGCTGGGTTCGATTCCGAGATCCGCATCGGCCGGCCGACCGACGGCGAGACGGTGGACGCCAAGAGCAGTATCCAGGTTCTTTCACTCGGCATCGAGCAGGGGGAAGACTTAGAGATAACCGCCGACGGTGCGGACAGTGGAGACGCCGTCGAACGGCTTGTGGAACTCGTCGAGAACGACTTCGAGCTGGAGGGGTGA
- a CDS encoding DUF4350 domain-containing protein translates to MSAIPSWLRSPRALLVVLLVVMLSTVVFAASTSTAAFGAYNAAWDGSSQLQEQAAAVDTQSQIALNTSVYETTTPDGTVAVILTPDRAYTPQEVARVRAFVNDGGTLVVAEDFGQYSNPLLDALGVNTSVDGRLLRDERYYYQSPNITVATDVEQSQLTTGVDQLTLNHGTALVANTSEESETEILVNSSSFAYFDENRNAAFDENETIGPRPVATAEPVGAGRVIVIADPSMMINAMLERPGNQQFVRNVFADHDRVVLDYSHNEALPPLSQAIILIRDSGPLQAILGLVGVAAVAVASRQRGLVRAVRGTSGQEDADADPAEIEDLVAYLRHEHPEWDEDRLERVARSRRQNGRSEE, encoded by the coding sequence ATGTCAGCCATACCGTCGTGGCTCCGGTCTCCCCGGGCGTTGCTCGTCGTCTTGCTCGTCGTCATGCTGAGTACAGTGGTGTTCGCCGCGAGCACGTCGACCGCGGCGTTCGGGGCGTACAACGCCGCCTGGGACGGCTCGTCACAACTCCAAGAGCAGGCCGCGGCGGTCGATACCCAGAGTCAGATCGCACTCAACACCTCGGTGTACGAAACGACCACCCCCGATGGAACAGTGGCGGTGATCCTCACACCCGATCGGGCGTACACCCCCCAAGAGGTCGCACGGGTGCGAGCGTTCGTGAACGACGGCGGGACGCTCGTCGTGGCCGAGGACTTCGGCCAGTACTCGAACCCGCTGCTCGACGCACTCGGCGTCAACACGAGCGTCGACGGGCGACTGCTCCGTGACGAACGCTACTACTACCAGTCGCCGAACATCACGGTCGCCACCGACGTAGAACAGAGCCAACTGACGACCGGCGTCGACCAGCTCACGCTCAACCACGGGACGGCACTCGTGGCGAACACGAGCGAGGAGAGCGAGACGGAGATCCTGGTGAACTCCTCGTCGTTCGCGTACTTCGACGAGAACCGAAACGCAGCGTTCGACGAGAACGAGACGATCGGTCCGCGTCCCGTCGCCACGGCCGAACCGGTCGGTGCGGGTCGCGTGATCGTCATCGCCGACCCGAGCATGATGATCAACGCAATGCTCGAACGCCCGGGGAACCAGCAGTTCGTTCGAAATGTCTTCGCCGACCACGACCGTGTCGTGCTCGACTACTCGCACAACGAGGCGCTGCCACCGCTCAGCCAGGCCATTATTTTGATCCGTGACTCGGGCCCCCTGCAAGCGATTCTGGGACTAGTGGGCGTTGCGGCCGTCGCGGTCGCGAGTCGTCAACGGGGACTTGTCAGGGCCGTCCGTGGCACGTCGGGTCAGGAGGACGCCGACGCGGATCCGGCCGAGATCGAAGACCTCGTTGCCTACCTCCGACACGAACACCCCGAGTGGGACGAAGACCGCCTCGAACGCGTCGCCCGGTCGCGACGGCAGAACGGGCGCTCCGAAGAGTGA
- a CDS encoding ABC transporter substrate-binding protein yields the protein MTKPRDTIDRRRLLKLLGVGGVAGLAGCAGTGEAPGTETQSSGGSGGSTQSSGGESTASSGGESTESGPQMASEIKVWGWDVAAKSLDLIDEPYEEANGGQVSITQIGRADMKDKFKSTLLSGSGAPAAAMMESVDAASWVDTGGLRDVSAWLGEAGIKDKFVAGKWGPLEKDGGTFALPWDIGPVGTFYRRDVMDEHGVDVSSVETWDQYIEEGQKLPDDQYLLNLPSNDYDGLWRMMYRQIGGQPFTENGAVNINSDKSLQVARILKRIRDSGVANDLASWSSSWFTAFGEGTTASLTAGAWMEGTLKAELGDTSGQWGVFKPPAIESGGSRATNWGGSNVTIPQQVSDAKARRAWDYMAFTLGQAEHQITMYEEFGIFPALRPAYENDAFDASNEFLGGQSAGRLFADIAPNISPYRFTVDTPEVTKAINTHFRDMMTGSKTAKEAVDAAAQQVADRTGRDLA from the coding sequence ATGACCAAGCCACGTGACACGATCGACCGGCGACGGCTACTCAAACTCCTCGGCGTCGGTGGCGTCGCCGGTCTCGCAGGCTGTGCGGGGACCGGTGAGGCCCCAGGGACCGAGACGCAGTCTTCCGGCGGGAGCGGCGGTTCGACCCAGTCGTCGGGCGGCGAGTCGACGGCGTCGTCCGGTGGCGAGTCGACGGAGAGCGGACCGCAGATGGCTTCCGAGATCAAAGTGTGGGGCTGGGACGTCGCGGCCAAATCGCTCGACCTCATCGACGAACCGTACGAGGAGGCAAACGGCGGGCAGGTGTCGATCACGCAGATCGGCCGGGCCGACATGAAGGACAAGTTCAAGTCCACGCTCCTGTCGGGGTCGGGGGCGCCCGCCGCGGCGATGATGGAGAGCGTCGACGCCGCCTCGTGGGTCGACACCGGTGGGTTGCGGGACGTCTCCGCGTGGCTCGGCGAGGCCGGGATCAAGGACAAGTTCGTCGCGGGCAAGTGGGGCCCCCTGGAGAAAGACGGCGGCACGTTCGCTCTCCCGTGGGACATCGGTCCCGTCGGCACGTTCTACCGGCGTGACGTGATGGACGAACACGGCGTCGACGTATCGAGCGTGGAGACGTGGGACCAGTACATCGAGGAGGGCCAGAAGCTCCCCGACGACCAGTACCTCCTGAACCTCCCGTCGAACGACTACGACGGCCTCTGGCGCATGATGTACCGCCAGATCGGCGGCCAGCCATTCACCGAGAACGGCGCGGTGAACATCAACTCGGACAAGAGCCTCCAGGTCGCCCGCATCCTGAAGCGAATCCGCGACTCGGGCGTCGCCAACGACCTCGCGTCGTGGTCGTCGTCGTGGTTCACGGCGTTCGGGGAGGGAACGACCGCGAGCCTCACCGCGGGCGCGTGGATGGAGGGGACGCTCAAGGCGGAACTCGGCGACACGTCCGGGCAGTGGGGCGTGTTCAAGCCGCCGGCCATCGAGTCCGGCGGGTCGAGAGCGACAAACTGGGGCGGGTCGAACGTCACGATCCCCCAGCAGGTCTCCGACGCGAAAGCCCGCCGCGCGTGGGACTACATGGCGTTCACCCTCGGCCAGGCGGAGCACCAGATCACGATGTACGAGGAGTTCGGCATCTTCCCGGCGCTCCGCCCCGCCTACGAGAACGACGCGTTCGACGCGTCCAACGAGTTCCTCGGTGGGCAGTCCGCCGGGCGACTGTTCGCGGATATCGCGCCGAACATCTCGCCGTACCGCTTCACGGTCGACACCCCCGAAGTGACGAAAGCCATCAACACGCACTTCCGCGACATGATGACGGGCAGCAAGACGGCCAAGGAGGCCGTCGACGCGGCCGCACAGCAGGTCGCCGACCGAACCGGTCGGGACCTCGCCTGA
- a CDS encoding sugar ABC transporter permease, translating to MAIRETTVTVPASVSDRVRFLRQAVSERLPSASDTTVGYLFLLPAIVLFAVFLAFPIVYTLYLSFFRFQGVGGETLLWIDTQFLSYRLVSIADLQFVGLQNYTAMFSDTLFHQALFNTVFILVVQVPLMVALALLFAVALDASFVRFRGFFRTALALPVSANLVAYSTVFLLMMQDAGLVNYLLTSVGLGPIPWLTSEFWSRMTIVGAVTWRWTGYNMIILLAGLQNIPQQLYEAAEIDGANRIEKFRYVTVPQLRPVLLFVFVTSTIGTFKLFSEPVIINGGGAPLESTITIVQYIYQTAFIDFRLGYASALTYVLIGVVSVLSMIQLRVGGEDGA from the coding sequence ATGGCGATTCGTGAGACGACGGTCACAGTGCCAGCCTCGGTGAGCGACAGGGTTCGGTTCCTGCGGCAGGCCGTCTCCGAGCGACTGCCGAGCGCGAGCGACACGACCGTCGGCTACCTGTTCTTGCTGCCGGCTATCGTCCTCTTCGCCGTCTTCCTCGCCTTCCCCATCGTCTACACGCTCTATCTCTCCTTCTTCCGGTTTCAGGGCGTCGGCGGGGAGACGCTGCTGTGGATCGACACGCAGTTTCTCTCCTACCGGCTCGTCAGCATCGCCGACCTCCAGTTCGTCGGCCTGCAGAACTACACGGCGATGTTCTCGGACACGCTGTTCCACCAGGCGCTTTTCAACACCGTGTTCATCCTCGTCGTGCAGGTGCCGCTGATGGTGGCGCTCGCGCTGTTGTTCGCGGTCGCGCTGGACGCGTCGTTCGTCCGGTTCCGCGGCTTCTTCCGCACCGCGCTCGCGCTCCCGGTGTCGGCGAACCTGGTGGCGTACTCGACGGTGTTCCTCCTGATGATGCAGGACGCCGGGCTGGTCAACTACCTCCTGACGTCGGTCGGGCTGGGGCCGATCCCGTGGCTCACCAGCGAGTTCTGGTCGCGCATGACCATCGTCGGCGCCGTCACGTGGCGCTGGACGGGCTACAACATGATCATCCTGCTCGCGGGGCTGCAGAACATCCCCCAGCAGCTGTACGAGGCCGCGGAGATCGACGGCGCGAACCGGATCGAGAAGTTCCGGTACGTGACCGTCCCGCAGCTGCGACCCGTCCTGTTGTTCGTCTTCGTCACCTCCACCATCGGGACGTTCAAGCTGTTCTCCGAGCCCGTCATCATCAACGGCGGCGGCGCGCCCCTGGAGTCGACGATCACCATCGTCCAGTACATCTATCAGACGGCCTTTATCGACTTCCGGCTGGGTTACGCGAGCGCGCTGACGTACGTCCTCATTGGCGTCGTGAGCGTCCTCTCGATGATCCAGCTGCGCGTCGGAGGTGAGGACGGTGCGTGA